The Vigna unguiculata cultivar IT97K-499-35 chromosome 6, ASM411807v1, whole genome shotgun sequence genome contains a region encoding:
- the LOC114186640 gene encoding transcription factor MYB80 — protein MGRIPCCEKDNVKRGQWTPEEDHKLSSYIAQHGTRNWRLIPKNAGLQRCGKSCRLRWTNYLRPDLKHGQFSDSEEQTIVKLHSVFGNRWSLIAAQLPGRTDNDVKNHWNTKLKKKLSGMGIDPVTHKPFSHLMAEIATTLAPPQAAHLAEAALGCFKDEVLHLLTKKPINFQGQHSAAALGHNFTDYINCKPDEKDATVEKIKFDLSKAMQQEPEMMPSNKPWDSTPNTSASFVMPYSVFPTISAYQFSPPSFANKGDASPWSQSVCTGSTCTAMDRQSQLHEKLEEEHGDDSEATKEIRNLSNIFNSDCVVWDLPADDLINPMV, from the exons ATGGGGCGTATTCCATGCTGTGAGAAGGACAACGTGAAAAGAGGACAGTGGACACCTGAGGAAGATCACAAACTCTCCTCCTACATTGCTCAACATGGCACTCGCAACTGGCGTCTCATTCCCAAGAATGCTG GCCTCCAGAGATGTGGGAAGAGCTGCAGGCTAAGGTGGACTAATTACCTTCGTCCTGATCTCAAACATGGGCAATTCTCGGATTCCGAAGAGCAAACCATTGTGAAGCTTCATTCAGTTTTCGGTAACAG ATGGTCACTGATAGCAGCCCAGCTGCCGGGACGCACCGACAATGATGTAAAAAACCACTGGAACACCAAGCTGAAAAAGAAACTGTCAGGCATGGGTATAGACCCTGTAACCCACAAGCCATTTTCCCATCTAATGGCCGAAATCGCTACCACATTGGCACCCCCACAGGCAGCTCACTTGGCTGAAGCAGCCCTTGGCTGTTTCAAAGATGAGGTGCTCCACCTTCTTACCAAGAAGCCGATTAACTTCCAGGGCCAGCATTCCGCTGCAGCACTGGGGCATAACTTCACTGATTACATTAATTGTAAGCCAGATGAAAAGGACGCAACTGTTGAGAAGATCAAGTTTGACCTATCTAAGGCCATGCAACAAGAACCTGAAATGATGCCCTCCAATAAACCTTGGGACTCCACACCAAATACATCTGCAAGTTTTGTGATGCCTTATAGTGTTTTCCCTACAATATCTGCTTATCAATTCTCTCCACCATCTTTCGCCAATAAAGGTGATGCATCTCCATGGAGCCAGAGTGTATGCACTGGAAGCACATGCACAGCCATGGATCGGCAGAGCCAATTGCATGAAAAGCTTGAAGAGGAACATGGTGATGATTCTGAGGCCACCAAGGAAATTAGAAATCTATCCAATATATTCAACTCAGATTGTGTCGTGTGGGATCTACCAGCCGATGATTTAATTAACCCCatggtttaa
- the LOC114189184 gene encoding probable amino acid permease 7, whose translation MEVKNSLPSTTTALVAYDEDGHVKRTGNLWSAVAHIITAVIGSGVLSLAWSTAQLGWIGGPLALLCFAIITYVSSSLLSDCYRTPDPVTGKRNYSYMDAVRVNLGKRRTWLAGFLQFLTLYGTSCAYVLTTANSLRAILRANCYHKEGHEAPCVYGGNIYMVMFGAVQIVMSFIPDLHNMLWVSVLAAIMSFTYSFIGLGLGMAKVIGNGRIMGSITGIPATNTANKLWLVFQALGDIAFAYPYALLLLEIQDTLKSTPPENQTMKKASMVAIIVTTFFYLSCGCFGYGAFGDGTPGNILTGFGFYEPYWLVAFANACIILHLVGGYQMYSQPIYTYADRWCSRRFPESDFANKSYKIKLPLIPGYELNLFRLCFRTVYVISTTGIAILFPYFNQVLGVLGAINFWPLAIYFPVEIYLQQREIGAWTKQWILLRIFSFLCFTVTVVGLVGSIQGIISQKL comes from the exons ATGGAGGTGAAAAACTCTTTGCCGAGTACTACAACTGCACTTGTTGCTTATGATGAAGATGGCCATGTTAAAAGGACTG GAAATTTATGGAGTGCTGTGGCTCACATCATCACTGCTGTTATTGGATCTGGTGTTCTATCTCTTGCATGGAGCACTGCCCAATTGGGATGGATTGGAGGGCCACTTGCATTGCTTTGCTTTGCAATCATCACCTATGTTTCTTCATCCCTTCTCTCTGATTGTTATAGAACTCCTGATCCTGTCACTGGGAAAAGAAACTACTCATACATGGATGCTGTTAGAGTCAATCTTG GTAAAAGAAGAACATGGTTGGCTggatttcttcaatttttgacCTTGTATGGGACTAGTTGTGCTTATGTACTTACTACAGCAAATAGTTTAAG AGCAATTCTGAGAGCAAATTGTTATCACAAGGAAGGGCATGAAGCTCCTTGTGTTTATGGGGGCAATATTTATATGGTGATGTTTGGAGCTGTTCAAATCGTAATGTCATTCATACCAGACCTCCATAACATGTTATGGGTCTCAGTTCTTGCAGCAATTATGTCCTTTACATACTCTTTCATTGGACTAGGACTTGGCATGGCAAAGGTTATAG GAAATGGAAGAATTATGGGTAGCATAACAGGGATACCAGCTACTAACACAGCTAACAAGTTATGGTTAGTGTTCCAAGCACTTGGTGACATAGCTTTTGCTTATCCATATGCCTTGCTCCTTCTTGAGATACAG GACACTCTGAAGTCTACTCCACCAGAAAATCAAACCATGAAAAAGGCTTCCATGGTTGCAATCATTGTGACAACATTCTTCTACCTGTCTTGTGGATGCTTTGGATATGGAGCTTTTGGAGATGGTACGCCAGGGAACATCTTGACAGGGTTTGGGTTTTATGAGCCTTATTGGCTTGTTGCCTTTGCCAATGCTTGCATCATTCTTCATTTGGTGGGAGGATATCAG ATGTACAGTCAACCAATATATACTTATGCTGATAGATGGTGTTCAAGAAGATTCCCTGAGAGTGACTTTGCAAACAAGAGTTACAAAATAAAGTTGCCTTTAATCCCTGGTTATGAGCTGAATCTGTTTAGGTTGTGTTTTAGAACAGTGTATGTGATTTCAACCACTGGGATTGCAATTTTGTTTCCTTACTTCAACCAAGTTCTGGGAGTGTTAGGAGCCATAAATTTCTGGCCATTGGCTATATATTTTCCAGTGGAAATCTACTTGCAACAGAGGGAAATTGGAGCTTGGACCAAACAATGGATTCTTCTTAGGATCTTTAGCTTTCTTTGCTTCACTGTCACAGTTGTGGGTCTAGTGGGATCAATTCAAGGAATCATTAGTCAGAAACTTTAG
- the LOC114187182 gene encoding probable amino acid permease 7, which produces MNDREGSATDSTPLLETQYLNAHHVERTGTVWTAVAHIVTGVIGSGVLSLAWSIAQLGWIGGPLTIIFFACITLLSAFLLSNTYRGPDPEHGPHRSSSYLDAVNLHKGEGNSRFCGVFVNVSLYGFGIAYVITAAISMRAIQISNCYHGQDDETKCGFDGAYLMLIFGAIQVVLSQTPNFHNIQWLSIVAAITSFFYAFIGMWLSAGQITENGRADGSISGIPTSSRVDKIWLVAQALGDIAFSYPFSVILIEIQDTLKSPPPEHLTMKKASTISVIVTTFFYLCCGCLGYAAFGNDTPGNLLTGFTSNKQHWIVDFANACIVIHLVGAYQVYSQPLFANVENWLRFKFPDSEFVNHVYMLKLPLLPAFQLSFLRLSFRTAYVLSTTVIAMLFPYFNQILGVLAGIIYYPLSIYFPVEMYLSQSNIEPWSSQWVLLRAYSIVGFVVGLFTLVGSIEGIVSAKLN; this is translated from the exons ATGAATGATCGAGAAGGTTCAGCAACTGACAGCACCCCATTGTTGGAGACTCAGTATTTGAACGCTCATCATGTTGAAAGAACTG GAACAGTGTGGACTGCAGTGGCACACATAGTGACAGGAGTGATAGGGTCAGGAGTGTTGTCATTAGCATGGAGCATTGCACAGCTTGGTTGGATTGGAGGGCCTCTCACAATCATTTTCTTTGCCTGCATCACTCTTCTTTCTGCTTTTCTTCTCAGCAACACCTACCGTGGTCCAGACCCTGAACATGGCCCTCATAGGAGCTCCTCATACCTTGATGCTGTTAACCTCCATAAGG GAGAAGGGAATAGCCGTTTCTGTGGTGTTTTTGTAAACGTGAGCTTATATGGTTTTGGAATTGCTTATGTCATTACTGCTGCTATCAGTATGAG AGCAATCCAAATATCAAACTGTTACCATGGCCAAGACGATGAAACAAAATGTGGATTTGATGGTGCATATTTGATGCTTATTTTTGGGGCTATCCAAGTTGTTCTCTCACAGACACCCAACTTCCACAATATTCAGTGGTTGTCAATTGTAGCAGCAATTACGTCCTTTTTTTATGCTTTCATAGGAATGTGGCTTTCTGCTGGACAAATTACGG AAAATGGACGAGCTGATGGTAGTATTAGTGGAATCCCTACTTCCAGTAGAGTTGATAAAATATGGCTGGTTGCTCAAGCGCTTGGTGACATAGCATTCTCGTATCCATTCTCGGTGATTCTTATAGAAATCCAG GATACTTTGAAGTCGCCTCCACCAGAACACCTAACCATGAAGAAGGCGTCAACAATATCTGTCATTGTGACAACATTTTTCTACCTCTGTTGTGGGTGTTTAGGATATGCAGCCTTTGGTAATGATACACCAGGAAACCTTTTAACAGGGTTTACATCTAATAAACAGCATTGGATTGTAGACTTTGCCAATGCTTGTATAGTGATTCACCTGGTTGGTGCATATCAG GTGTATAGCCAGCCACTTTTTGCCAATGTTGAAAATTGGCTACGTTTCAAGTTCCCAGACAGTGAATTTGTGAATCACGTATACATGTTGAAACTCCCATTGTTGCCAGCTTTCCAACTAAGTTTTCTGAGGCTTTCTTTCAGAACTGCATATGTTTTATCAACAACTGTGATTGCAATGCTCTTTCCCTACTTCAATCAGATTTTGGGAGTTTTGGCTGGAATCATCTATTATCCATTGTCCATATATTTTCCGGTGGAAATGTACTTGAGTCAGAGCAATATTGAGCCATGGTCGTCTCAGTGGGTCCTGCTCAGGGCTTATAGCATCGTTGGCTTTGTGGTGGGACTGTTCACTCTCGTTGGATCCATTGAAGGGATAGTTTCTGCAAAACTAAATTGA